A single Tenacibaculum sp. Bg11-29 DNA region contains:
- a CDS encoding sulfate adenylyltransferase subunit 1 has protein sequence MNVLKIATAGSVDDGKSTLIGRILYDTNSLTDDKLEAIEEKSKQRGFDYLDFSLATDGLVAEREQGITIDVAHIYFSTPKTSFIIADTPGHIEYTRNMVTGASNSQASIVLIDARNGVIEQTYRHFFINTLLRVENVVIAINKMDLVDFSEEKFNQIKNEIEYLASKSSYKSQKLTFIPMSALQGDNVVKKSEKTPWYKGETLLDHLEGLVSEDLQEKSQTRFPIQTVIRPKTDKYHDFRGYAGKIYGGDLAVGDSVTVLPSATESKIKSIHFFDKEYLEAKRGSSVTITLEDNVNVSRGDMLVKTNEQPTVAKELDATICWMDKDPLEASNKYYVKHGVNDVQAKIMSLSSIIKTDFSGAEENPSQLTLNEIGDVTLKLSKPLFFDSYDKNKANGTFILINPKTNNTAGVGFIK, from the coding sequence ATGAATGTATTAAAAATAGCAACAGCAGGTAGTGTAGATGATGGTAAAAGTACCTTAATCGGACGTATTTTATATGACACTAACTCGTTAACAGATGATAAGCTAGAAGCCATTGAAGAAAAAAGTAAGCAAAGAGGTTTTGATTATTTAGATTTTTCATTAGCAACAGATGGTTTAGTTGCAGAAAGAGAACAAGGTATTACGATAGACGTAGCTCATATATATTTTTCGACCCCAAAAACGAGTTTTATTATTGCTGATACTCCAGGGCATATTGAGTATACACGAAATATGGTTACAGGAGCTTCAAACTCACAAGCATCAATTGTATTAATTGACGCACGTAATGGAGTAATTGAGCAAACTTACCGTCACTTTTTTATAAATACACTATTAAGAGTTGAAAACGTAGTTATAGCTATTAATAAAATGGATTTGGTTGATTTTTCAGAAGAAAAATTTAATCAAATAAAAAATGAAATTGAATATTTAGCAAGTAAAAGTTCTTATAAAAGTCAAAAATTAACTTTTATACCTATGTCGGCTTTACAAGGAGACAACGTTGTTAAAAAATCAGAAAAGACACCTTGGTATAAAGGAGAAACATTATTAGATCATTTAGAAGGTTTAGTTTCTGAAGATTTACAAGAAAAGTCTCAAACACGCTTTCCTATACAAACTGTTATACGACCTAAAACAGATAAATATCATGATTTTAGAGGATATGCAGGTAAAATTTATGGAGGAGATTTAGCAGTAGGTGATTCGGTAACAGTATTACCATCAGCAACAGAATCAAAAATAAAAAGTATTCATTTCTTTGATAAAGAGTATTTAGAAGCTAAAAGAGGAAGTTCAGTAACAATTACTTTAGAAGATAATGTAAATGTAAGTAGAGGTGATATGTTAGTGAAAACGAACGAACAACCAACAGTTGCTAAAGAGTTAGATGCAACTATTTGTTGGATGGATAAAGATCCTTTAGAAGCTTCCAATAAATATTATGTAAAACATGGAGTAAACGATGTGCAAGCAAAAATCATGTCATTATCATCTATTATAAAAACTGATTTTTCAGGGGCAGAAGAAAACCCATCACAATTAACATTAAATGAAATTGGAGATGTAACTTTAAAATTAAGTAAACCATTGTTTTTTGATTCTTATGATAAAAATAAAGCAAATGGAACTTTTATTTTAATCAACCCTAAAACAAATAATACTGCCGGAGTTGGCTTTATTAAGTAA
- a CDS encoding 4Fe-4S dicluster domain-containing protein: MAIIITDECINCGACEPECPNTAIYEGAEDWKYSEGTSLTGNVKLKDGIEVDAEETQEAVSDEYYFIAPDKCTECIGFHEEPQCAAVCPVDCCVPDDNHVETEEELLAKQKFLHN; this comes from the coding sequence ATGGCAATTATAATAACAGACGAATGCATCAATTGCGGGGCATGCGAACCAGAATGCCCAAATACAGCTATTTATGAAGGGGCTGAAGATTGGAAATATAGTGAAGGAACTTCATTAACAGGAAATGTAAAATTAAAAGATGGTATTGAAGTAGATGCAGAAGAAACACAAGAAGCAGTATCTGACGAATATTATTTTATAGCACCTGATAAATGTACAGAGTGCATAGGGTTTCATGAAGAGCCACAGTGTGCAGCGGTATGTCCAGTAGATTGTTGCGTACCAGATGACAATCATGTAGAAACAGAAGAAGAATTATTGGCAAAACAAAAATTCTTACATAATTAA
- a CDS encoding HEPN domain-containing protein, giving the protein MQSFRTEIENPIVEKDILELERKIQLFKDGKIDEERFRSLRLARGVYGQRQFGVQMIRIKLPYGKVTSEQLHRISDVSDEYSRGRLHITTRQDIQIHHVSLDRTPELWAQLEKDDITLREACGNAVRNITASETAGIDVNEPFDVSPYADATFKFFLRNPICQEMGRKFKMSFSGTDDDTAISFIHDLGFIAKVKTENGVTKKGFKVLLGGGLGSQPRHADVIYDFLDEDVLIPTIEGVLRIFDRFGERAKRAKARLKFLVKELGVEAFLQLVSKEVNALENKTFKVDTTEFEKPILFQEIAIPSVKIEDEKAYEKWKETNVIKQKQEGLFAIGIKVHLGDFYTPKARLLADLVKKYAANEIRLTLRQNILVRHVKEELIPFFYIELQKLGFAKAGYNSTADITACPGTDTCNLGISSSTGIAVELEKVLEEEYPAYLNNKEIAIKISGCMNACGQHNMAHIGFQGMSIKVGNLQAPALQILIGGGILGDGKGRFSDKLVKIPSKKGPESLRVLLNDVAKNQQEKETFLEYYDRQGKTYFYDLLKKLSDTSDLVPSDFIDWGHSENYVKAIGVGECAGVVIDLIATLLFESEEKITNSEEALKEDLFSDSIYHSYTSLINTAKALLIAENVKTNTQAGIITSFQEHFIATDKVSLETNFEDFVYQIKKEAPTKIFAESYLNDAKAFYKKIDAYRKKAVSNV; this is encoded by the coding sequence ATGCAAAGTTTTAGAACCGAAATAGAAAACCCAATTGTAGAAAAAGATATTCTAGAATTAGAGAGAAAAATCCAACTTTTTAAAGATGGAAAAATAGACGAAGAACGTTTTAGAAGTTTACGTTTGGCAAGAGGAGTTTACGGTCAGCGTCAATTTGGAGTACAAATGATTCGTATAAAATTACCTTATGGTAAAGTTACTAGCGAACAATTACATAGGATTTCAGATGTTTCAGATGAATATTCTCGTGGAAGATTACATATTACGACAAGACAAGATATTCAAATACATCACGTAAGTTTAGATAGAACGCCAGAATTATGGGCGCAATTAGAGAAAGACGATATTACTTTAAGAGAAGCTTGTGGTAATGCAGTAAGAAATATTACAGCATCAGAAACAGCAGGGATTGATGTAAATGAGCCTTTTGATGTTTCACCATATGCAGATGCTACGTTTAAGTTCTTTTTAAGAAATCCTATATGTCAAGAAATGGGACGTAAATTTAAGATGTCTTTTTCAGGTACAGATGATGATACTGCTATTAGTTTTATTCATGATTTAGGATTTATTGCAAAAGTAAAGACTGAAAACGGAGTAACTAAAAAAGGGTTTAAAGTTTTATTAGGTGGTGGTTTAGGTTCACAACCAAGACATGCAGATGTTATTTATGACTTTTTAGATGAAGATGTTTTAATACCAACAATTGAAGGTGTTTTAAGAATTTTTGATCGATTTGGAGAGCGTGCAAAAAGAGCAAAAGCAAGATTAAAGTTTTTAGTTAAAGAATTAGGTGTTGAAGCTTTTTTACAATTAGTTTCTAAGGAAGTTAATGCTCTAGAAAATAAAACATTTAAAGTAGATACAACTGAATTTGAGAAGCCTATACTTTTTCAAGAAATAGCAATACCTTCAGTGAAAATTGAAGATGAAAAAGCTTATGAAAAATGGAAAGAAACGAATGTAATTAAGCAAAAACAAGAAGGTTTATTTGCAATTGGAATTAAAGTTCATTTAGGAGATTTTTACACTCCAAAAGCAAGGTTGTTAGCTGATTTAGTTAAAAAATATGCAGCAAACGAAATTCGTTTAACATTACGTCAAAACATTTTGGTTCGTCATGTTAAAGAAGAATTAATACCTTTTTTCTATATAGAATTACAAAAATTAGGTTTTGCAAAAGCAGGTTATAATTCTACGGCTGATATTACGGCGTGTCCTGGAACAGATACTTGTAATTTAGGTATTTCTAGTAGTACGGGAATTGCTGTTGAGTTAGAAAAAGTATTAGAAGAAGAGTATCCAGCATATTTAAATAATAAAGAAATAGCTATTAAAATTAGTGGATGTATGAATGCATGTGGGCAGCATAATATGGCGCACATTGGTTTTCAAGGAATGTCTATAAAAGTAGGTAATTTACAAGCACCGGCTTTACAAATTTTAATAGGAGGAGGTATATTAGGTGATGGAAAAGGTCGTTTTTCTGATAAATTAGTTAAAATTCCAAGTAAAAAAGGACCAGAATCATTACGAGTTTTATTAAATGATGTAGCTAAAAATCAACAAGAAAAAGAAACTTTTTTAGAATATTACGACAGGCAAGGGAAAACGTACTTCTACGATTTATTAAAAAAATTATCTGATACAAGTGATTTAGTACCAAGTGATTTTATAGATTGGGGACATTCAGAAAACTATGTAAAAGCAATTGGAGTAGGAGAATGTGCTGGAGTTGTAATTGATTTAATCGCAACACTTTTATTTGAAAGTGAAGAGAAAATAACCAATTCAGAAGAAGCATTAAAGGAAGATTTATTTTCTGATAGTATTTATCATTCATATACATCTCTGATTAATACAGCAAAAGCATTATTAATTGCAGAAAATGTAAAAACAAATACGCAAGCGGGTATTATTACGAGCTTTCAAGAGCATTTTATAGCTACTGATAAAGTTAGTTTAGAGACCAATTTTGAAGATTTTGTATATCAAATAAAGAAAGAAGCACCCAC
- a CDS encoding phosphoadenosine phosphosulfate reductase family protein produces MSLQDEFNVEELNKGLEKLSPKEIVEWVFELNKKTIITTNFRPYEVALLHLVTKDNPSIKVVWCDTGYNTPQTYKHAEELIDKLSLNVRLYVPKQTVAHRNITMGLPSVEDENHEKFTEQVKLEPFKRAMAEHQPEIWFTNLRKGQTAFRDSIGVISFSKEGILKVSPFYNWSDKDLDEYLSDNKLPNEFKYFDPTKVESNRECGLHI; encoded by the coding sequence ATGAGTTTACAAGACGAATTTAATGTTGAAGAGTTAAACAAAGGATTAGAGAAATTAAGTCCAAAAGAAATTGTAGAATGGGTTTTTGAGTTAAACAAAAAAACAATAATTACTACTAATTTTAGACCTTATGAAGTAGCTCTTTTACATTTAGTAACTAAAGACAATCCATCAATAAAAGTTGTTTGGTGTGATACAGGTTATAATACCCCTCAGACTTATAAACACGCAGAAGAGTTAATTGATAAATTGAGTTTGAATGTTCGTTTATATGTACCAAAACAAACCGTGGCTCATCGTAATATAACCATGGGGCTTCCTTCTGTAGAAGATGAAAATCATGAAAAATTTACAGAACAAGTAAAGTTAGAGCCTTTTAAAAGAGCAATGGCTGAACATCAACCAGAAATATGGTTTACTAATTTACGTAAAGGGCAAACAGCTTTTAGAGATAGTATTGGTGTAATTTCATTTAGTAAAGAAGGAATTTTAAAAGTAAGTCCTTTTTATAACTGGTCAGATAAAGATTTAGATGAGTATTTAAGCGATAATAAACTTCCAAACGAGTTTAAATATTTTGATCCAACAAAAGTAGAGAGTAACAGAGAATGTGGTTTACATATTTAA
- a CDS encoding DUF2061 domain-containing protein codes for MILEQLIEENKNYKSDKNSENPWRSFVKSVSWRVIGTIDTVLISWLITGELALAFSIGSIELITKMVLYFFHERIWNKIKWGK; via the coding sequence ATGATTTTAGAACAGTTAATAGAAGAAAATAAAAATTACAAATCTGATAAAAACTCAGAGAATCCTTGGAGAAGTTTTGTTAAATCGGTTAGTTGGAGAGTAATTGGAACTATTGATACAGTTTTAATTTCTTGGTTAATAACTGGCGAACTGGCATTAGCTTTTTCTATAGGAAGTATAGAGTTGATAACAAAAATGGTTTTGTATTTCTTTCACGAGAGAATTTGGAACAAAATAAAATGGGGAAAATAA
- the cysD gene encoding sulfate adenylyltransferase subunit CysD → MSTKTIKVGPLESEAIYIFREVVSQFEKPVLLFSGGKDSITLVRLAQKAFYPAKIPFPLMHIDTGHNFPETIEFRDRLAKELGVELIVRNVQDNIDKGRVKEETGKYASRNMLQTETLLDAIEEFGFDACIGGARRDEEKARAKERIFSVRDDFGQWDEKNQRPELFDMLNGRIDLGQNVRVFPISNWTELDVWSYIKSEEIEIPSIYFAHKRATFLRDGLIWSAEDDVVYRDENEEVEERMVRFRTVGDMSCTAAVLSNAVDINTVVDEIKVSTISERGARIDDKRSEAAMEKRKQQGYF, encoded by the coding sequence ATGAGTACAAAAACAATAAAAGTAGGCCCTTTAGAAAGTGAAGCCATATATATATTTAGAGAAGTAGTTTCTCAGTTTGAAAAACCAGTATTGTTATTTTCAGGAGGAAAAGATAGTATAACATTGGTAAGACTTGCTCAAAAAGCATTTTATCCAGCAAAAATCCCTTTTCCTTTAATGCATATAGATACAGGACATAATTTTCCTGAAACTATTGAATTTAGAGATCGTTTAGCAAAAGAATTAGGTGTTGAATTAATTGTTAGAAACGTTCAAGACAATATTGATAAAGGAAGAGTAAAAGAAGAAACAGGTAAGTACGCTAGCCGAAACATGCTACAAACCGAAACATTATTAGATGCAATTGAAGAGTTTGGTTTTGATGCATGTATTGGTGGCGCACGTAGAGATGAAGAAAAAGCAAGAGCTAAAGAACGTATTTTTTCTGTTCGTGATGACTTTGGTCAATGGGATGAAAAAAATCAGCGTCCAGAATTGTTTGATATGCTAAATGGAAGAATTGATTTAGGGCAAAATGTACGAGTTTTTCCTATTTCAAATTGGACAGAGCTAGATGTTTGGTCATACATTAAAAGTGAAGAAATTGAAATTCCATCAATTTACTTTGCACATAAAAGAGCTACTTTTTTACGAGATGGATTAATATGGTCAGCAGAAGATGATGTTGTTTATAGAGATGAAAATGAAGAGGTAGAAGAAAGAATGGTGCGTTTTAGAACTGTTGGAGACATGAGTTGTACAGCAGCTGTACTTTCTAATGCTGTTGACATAAATACAGTAGTAGATGAAATTAAAGTATCAACAATATCAGAGAGAGGTGCTCGTATAGATGATAAACGATCAGAAGCAGCCATGGAGAAACGTAAGCAGCAAGGGTATTTTTAA